The following coding sequences lie in one Crassostrea angulata isolate pt1a10 chromosome 10, ASM2561291v2, whole genome shotgun sequence genomic window:
- the LOC128166244 gene encoding receptor-type tyrosine-protein phosphatase kappa-like codes for MSNKWFIIFILLFLFLLISISCARVCPLGKFGWHCKFSCFCAEGDCDSDTGYCPSGCKKNRYGPGCQLLSVYRYSKLAHGYLGNADRTESGKQCVLWNNTVFVEFYGLKASNFPDKEIPGAVCRNPQDQSLNKLGLTDKGPWCFTNYIEDSTYMDTCDLPLRGCDPGRFGEMCEFECHCKNEEPCSQLGSCPHGCHPGWMNTTCQTRCESGHYGDGCKSTCGHCKSAPCDFEMGDCEDGCSAGWKGSLCKTGCDAGEYGENCQEACGACIEGTCDSGTGQCVRGCQDGYTGALCKTECDAGRYGTNCSGTCGHCLSGNCHFVSGACMGGCSPGWQGEKCQEACDDFSYGENCSSKCGACRGLTPCHKETGLCTEGCEPEFVGNLCLDLAPPIKLPQNSSLGSALGGVAAVLIVIAIAFVVFILIRRRRKRKDPLSMKLKTDEERKSTDFPPSKETDGLIANESSMSDHLDDTDPNLNEPIYANVNSKKQSSPVQLPDLFEYIRENKKNECEGFKKEFNELPHGLMALCDEARKPANKPKNRYGNITAYDHSRVVLEPLPNDPNSDYINANFVDGYNRKEAYIASQGPTKVMIRDFWRMVWQKRVCKIVMLTNLMEACKKKCEQYWSEEGAAKYGDISVEMLDTALFNDFTIRTFKIAANGSSRIVKQFHFTSWSDHGALIYPTPLLTFRRKVRMYSPDSTAPVVVHCSAGIGRSGTYIALDYLLDQAKNESIVDILKCAQLMRANRINMIQTWEQYVFVYETLLEASLAGETTIPHSAFRAQYEELCRPAEDEGPTQMEKQFQVLQKLTTSIDSAQFKEALEPENVSKNRVKNILPARRCRPNLYTQVEGCNNYINAMFLPGYIHRDSFIVTQMPLPNTVADFWRMLYDYNSHTVVMLNEFDRNDKSCALYWPEEYGYTVEYDPLSIELLSSTEDNNVSIRIFKLSNRIKKEERAIKQFQLKTWTENQIVPSNPDALMHVIEMVYDWMKQNGKGPITVHCMNGAKKSGLFCGINLMFERMQRDHEVDVFQTLKTIRVNRPQFIEDSEQYQFCYQMALKYLDYNDL; via the exons ATGAGCAACAAGTGGtttataatctttattttaCTCTTTCTGTTCCTCTTAATCAGTATATCATGTG CCCGTGTGTGTCCATTAGGCAAATTTGGATGGCATTGTAAGTTTTCATGTTTTTGTGCGGAAGGAGACTGTGACTCTGACACTGGTTACTGTCCTTCAGGCTGTAAAAAGAATCGCTATGGACCAGGATGTCAGCTTC TGTCGGTGTATCGATACTCCAAGCTAGCACACGGTTACCTTGGAAACGCTGACAGAACCGAATCAGGCAAACAATGCGTGCTGTGGAACAACACAGTCTTTGTGGAGTTTTACGGGCTGAAGGCATCGAATTTTCCTGACAAAGAGATTCCTGGGGCTGTCTGTCGAAACCCACAGGACCAAAGCTTGAATAAATTGGGACTGACAGACAAAGGGCCTTGGTGCTTCACTAACTATATAGAGGATTCCACCTACATGGACACGTGTGACCTTCCACTTCGAG GTTGTGACCCGGGAAGATTCGGTGAGATGTGCGAGTTTGAGTGCCACTGTAAGAATGAGGAACCATGCTCTCAACTCGGCAGCTGTCCCCACGGGTGTCACCCGGGCTGGATGAACACCACGTGCCAGACTC GATGTGAGTCTGGTCACTATGGCGATGGCTGTAAGTCAACTTGTGGACATTGCAAGTCAGCCCCGTGTGACTTTGAGATGGGAGATTGTGAGGATGGATGCTCTGCAGGGTGGAAAGGATCGCTCTGTAAAACAG GTTGTGACGCAGGAGAATATGGAGAGAACTGTCAGGAAGCTTGTGGGGCGTGTATTGAGGGGACATGTGACAGCGGCACTGGTCAGTGTGTCCGTGGGTGTCAGGATGGCTACACAGGCGCCCTCTGTAAAACAG AGTGTGATGCTGGCCGGTACGGAACGAACTGCAGCGGGACGTGTGGACATTGTTTATCAGGGAACTGCCATTTTGTGTCGGGGGCGTGTATGGGAGGATGCTCCCCAGGCTGGCAGGGAGAGAAGTGTCAGGAGG CATGTGATGACTTTTCCTATGGAGAGAACTGCTCCTCTAAGTGTGGGGCCTGTCGAGGCCTGACTCCCTGTCACAAGGAGACCGGACTGTGTACAGAGGGCTGTGAGCCCGAGTTTGTGGGCAACCTTTGTTTGG ACTTAGCCCCACCTATCAAGTTACCACAGAACTCCTCACTGGGAAGTGCGTTGGGAGGAGTGGCAGCAGTGCTCATTGTCATAGCGATCGCTTTTGTTGTGTTCATTCTGATCAG GCGTAGAAGGAAGAGAAAAGACCCATTGAGTATGAAGCTTAAAACAGATGAAGAACGGAAATCAACAGACTTTCCCCCAAGCAAGGAGACAGATGGGCTGATCGCTAATG AGTCTTCCATGTCTGATCACCTTGACGATACGGACCCTAACCTGAACGAACCAATCTACGCCAATGTGAACTCCAAGAAACAGAGCAGTCCAGTCCAACTGCCGGACCTGTTTGAATACATCCGCGAAAACAAGAAAAATGAGTGCGAAGGATTCAAAAAGGAATTCAAT gaactTCCTCATGGACTGATGGCTTTGTGTGATGAGGCCAGGAAACCTGCCAACAAACCCAAGAATAGATACGGAAATATAACTGCCT ATGACCACTCCCGAGTTGTGTTGGAGCCACTTCCCAACGATCCAAACTCAGATTACATTAATGCTAACTTCGTAGAC GGTTACAACAGGAAAGAGGCGTACATTGCATCACAAG GCCCCACCAAAGTTATGATCCGAGATTTCTGGAGGATGGTTTGGCAGAAGCGAGTTTGTAAGATAGTTATGCTGACCAACCTAATGGAAGCCTGCAAG AAAAAGTGTGAGCAGTACTGGTCAGAGGAGGGGGCAGCTAAGTACGGCGACATCAGTGTGGAGATGTTGGACACCGCCCTCTTCAACGACTTCACCATCAGGACGTTTAAAATCGCTGCG AACGGAAGTAGTCGGATTGTGAAACAGTTCCACTTCACCAGCTGGTCTGACCACGGAGCCCTGATTTATCCCACGCCTCTGCTGACCTTCCGAAGGAAAGTCCGAATGTACAGTCCGGACAGCACTGCTCCAGTGGTCGTTCACTGCAG TGCTGGAATTGGGCGGTCAGGGACATACATTGCCTTAGACTACCTTCTGGACCAGGCCAAGAATGAGAGCATTGTAGATATCTTGAAGTGTGCCCAGCTGATGCGAGCCAATAGAATCAACATGATTCAAACCTGG GAGCAGTATGTGTTTGTTTACGAGACCCTACTAGAGGCTAGCCTGGCAGGGGAGACGACCATTCCACACTCGGCGTTCCGAGCCCAGTATGAGGAGCTATGTAGGCCGGCGGAGGACGAGGGACCCACTCAGATGGAGAAGCAGTTTCAG GTTCTACAGAAACTAACCACTAGCATTGATAGTGCCCAATTTAAAGAAGCGTTAGAGCCAGAAAATGTCAGCAAAAACCGGGTCAAGAACATCTTACCGG CGAGGCGCTGTCGACCCAATCTGTATACCCAGGTAGAGGGCTGCAATAACTACATCAACGCCATGTTTCTCCCG GGTTACATCCATCGGGACTCCTTCATTGTTACACAGATGCCGCTACCCAACACTGTAGCCGACTTTTGGAGGATGCTGTATGACTACAACTCGCACACAGTGGTCATGTTGAATGAGTTTGACAGAAATGACAAG AGCTGTGCGTTGTATTGGCCGGAGGAGTATGGTTACACAGTGGAGTACGACCCTCTCAGTATAGAACTCCTGTCTTCCACCGAGGACAACAATGTCTCCATCCGGATCTTCAAACTCAGCAACCGCATCAAG AAAGAAGAGCGTGCAATCAAACAGTTCCAGCTGAAAACCTGGACGGAGAATCAAATTGTGCCAAGTAATCCTGATGCCTTGATGCATGTCATAGAGATGGTTTATGATTGGATGAAGCAGAATGGCAAAGGACCAATCACAGTCCATTGCAT GAACGGAGCTAAGAAGAGTGGACTATTCTGCGGCATTAACCTAATGTTTGAGAGAATGCAGAGAGACCACGAAGTGGACGTCTTCCAGACCCTCAAAACCATCCGGGTCAACCGCCCTCAGTTCATTGAGGACAGT GAGCAATACCAGTTCTGCTACCAGATGGCGCTGAAGTACCTGGATTATAATGATCTGTAG